The sequence CGAATCCGGCCAGTATCTCACCGTCTGCTCCATGAACCTCGCCTTCCGCCGGGAGGTCGTCCCCGCGTTCTACCAGCTACCGATGGACGACAACGAGTGGTCGGTCGGTCGCTTCGACGACATCTGGAGCGGCGTCTTCCTCAAACGCGCGGCCGATCTGCTCGACAAGCAGATCGTTACGGGCGACCCGCTCTGTGAGCACAACAAGGCGCCTCGGTCGACGTTCGACGACCTCCACAACGAGGTGGCGGGGCTGGAGCTCAACGAACACCTGTGGGAACTCATCGACGACGCGGCGCCGTCGGTCGGCGAGGACGAGGACCCGTACGCCGTCATCTTCGAGTCGATGGCCGACCGACTCGTGGACGCCGAGGCCGACTACCGCAACGGCGACTTCCTCGCTCACGTCGGTACGTACATGCACGACTGGCTCGACTGTCTCGACGAACTCCAGACCGCCCAGCGGTCGGTCCCCGCCGACGACTGAACGATTTATACGGGTTCTTGTCCCTGTCTTCCGGTGGATCGCCACGACGGATCGGCGACCTACCGGTACTGACTTCCAATAAACCGTATTAGAGCACCCACCCACCGCGAACGAACGGAGTGAGCGGCCAAGAGCCGACCAACGGGAGGCTCGCAGGCTTTTGGTCGAGCTTTTGTCAGGGAGCGAGCGACCGCGGCAAAAGGGCGGTCTGCGGTGCGAATCTACCGTGACCCCCGCTAACCGAACCGGCAAGTATAAGTGTTTTAGGGCGGCCTAAATCACGTATGGACGAGACTCGAAGCTCCCGCCGGCGCATTCTGCGGGTTGGAGGCGCTGCTGGACTGGCATCGATCGCGGGCTGTAACGGGATCCTCGGCGGTGGCGGCACCGACGACTCGGGTGGCGATACCGTCGGACAGATCGGCTCCGGTCGGTCGCCGTTCGGCGATCGCGACATCTCGGGCGGCACGTCGATGTCCGAGATGCCGGATCTGAGCGGCGAGTTGACGCTCTATTCGGGTCGAGGCGAACCGCTGGTTGGGCGCCTCGTCAGCTTCATCGAGGAACTCTACCCCGATTTGACCATCCGACCGCGGTACAACTCGGCGTCGGAACTGGTGAACCAGATAGCGACGGAAGGCGAGGGCAGTCCGGCCGATGTCTTCTTCTCGGTCAACGCCGGCTCGCTCGGCGCGCTCAAGGACCGCGGACGGACGACCGAACTCCCGACCGAGGTCCTCGATATGGTGCCCGATCAGTTCCACGACCCCGACGGCACCTGGATCGGCACGTCCGGGCGCGCGCGAACGATCCCCTACAACACGAACGCGCTCTCGGAGTCGGACATCCCCGACGACATCTTCGCGTTCCCCGAGACCGAGGCGTTCCGGGACGCCATCGGCTGTGCCCCCTCGTACAGTTCGTTCCAGGCGTTCATCACCGCGATGCGTGTCCTCAACGGCGAGGAGGAGACCCGCCAGTGGCTGAACGAGATGCAGGAACTCGGTCTGCAGCACAACTACGCCGACGAGTTCCTGGTCAGTCAGGCGGTCGCCAACGGCGAGCTCCGCGC comes from Haloplanus sp. XH21 and encodes:
- a CDS encoding extracellular solute-binding protein, with translation MDETRSSRRRILRVGGAAGLASIAGCNGILGGGGTDDSGGDTVGQIGSGRSPFGDRDISGGTSMSEMPDLSGELTLYSGRGEPLVGRLVSFIEELYPDLTIRPRYNSASELVNQIATEGEGSPADVFFSVNAGSLGALKDRGRTTELPTEVLDMVPDQFHDPDGTWIGTSGRARTIPYNTNALSESDIPDDIFAFPETEAFRDAIGCAPSYSSFQAFITAMRVLNGEEETRQWLNEMQELGLQHNYADEFLVSQAVANGELRAGFANHYYIQRVLAGRPDAPIATAFTEGDAGAIFNVAGAAALDTAEDPDLAADFVRHLLSAEAQDYFARETFEYPLVPGVDPIGRLPSIDELNPPEGLDLTQLSDLEGTVTLLRDVGML